One genomic window of Methyloceanibacter sp. wino2 includes the following:
- a CDS encoding DHA2 family efflux MFS transporter permease subunit, with protein sequence MPRYFITLIVAVALFMETMDSTIIATSLPAIAADLGEDPIALKLALTSYLLSLAVFIPVSGWMADRFGARTVFRAAIVVFTVGSAACGFATSLLDFILFRVLQGMGGAMMVPVGRLVILRSVPKSELISALAWLTVPALMGPVIGPPLGGFITTVFSWRWIFWINIPVGLLGIYLATRFIENFREDKVPPLDVKGFFLSGIGLSGLAFGFTIIGQPLFPPWFVVALLTTGAISCVLYVRHALNIPAPLLDLRLLKIPTFFANIAGGFLFRIGVGATPFLLPLYFQLGFGMTPLQSGLLTFAIAVGAVAMKTTAAPILRRFGYRPILVWNALVAAFFIMAYALFTAATPHAVILATLLVGGFFRSLEFTAINTIAYADIDEHEMSKATSFASVSQQLSMSAGVAVGALVLEFQRAGRESHEVLASDFTLAFLIVGAICASSALVFMRLPKDAGASLSRKAHQLGEPDKQPELVPED encoded by the coding sequence ATGCCCCGCTACTTCATTACCCTGATCGTCGCGGTCGCTCTGTTCATGGAAACCATGGACTCGACCATTATCGCCACGTCGCTACCGGCGATCGCGGCCGATCTCGGCGAAGATCCGATTGCGTTGAAGCTGGCGCTCACATCCTATCTGCTGTCGCTTGCGGTCTTTATACCAGTCAGCGGCTGGATGGCAGACCGGTTTGGCGCCCGGACGGTTTTTCGCGCGGCCATTGTCGTCTTCACGGTGGGATCGGCGGCGTGCGGCTTCGCCACCTCGCTGCTGGACTTCATCCTCTTTCGCGTCCTGCAAGGCATGGGCGGCGCGATGATGGTGCCGGTCGGAAGGCTCGTGATCCTGCGCTCGGTCCCGAAATCGGAACTGATCTCGGCCCTCGCCTGGCTCACCGTGCCCGCGCTCATGGGGCCGGTGATCGGCCCGCCCTTAGGCGGGTTCATCACCACCGTGTTCTCCTGGCGCTGGATTTTCTGGATCAATATCCCGGTCGGTCTGCTCGGTATCTACCTCGCCACACGCTTCATCGAGAACTTTCGCGAGGACAAAGTCCCGCCGCTCGACGTCAAAGGGTTCTTCCTGTCCGGCATTGGGCTCTCGGGGCTTGCCTTCGGCTTCACCATTATCGGTCAGCCGCTGTTTCCGCCCTGGTTCGTGGTCGCCCTCCTCACGACGGGCGCCATTTCTTGCGTCCTCTACGTGCGCCACGCCTTGAACATTCCGGCGCCGCTGCTCGACTTGCGCCTGCTTAAGATCCCCACCTTCTTCGCCAACATCGCGGGCGGGTTCCTGTTTCGGATCGGCGTCGGCGCGACACCCTTCCTGTTGCCGCTGTATTTTCAGCTCGGCTTCGGCATGACCCCCTTGCAGTCGGGGTTACTCACGTTCGCCATCGCCGTCGGCGCCGTCGCCATGAAGACCACGGCCGCGCCCATCCTGCGCCGGTTCGGGTACAGGCCCATTCTTGTGTGGAACGCCCTCGTCGCGGCCTTCTTCATCATGGCGTACGCCCTCTTCACGGCCGCCACGCCGCATGCTGTGATCCTCGCCACACTGCTCGTCGGAGGCTTTTTCCGTTCCCTGGAATTCACCGCGATCAACACGATTGCTTACGCGGATATCGACGAGCACGAGATGAGCAAGGCGACGAGTTTCGCCAGCGTGTCGCAGCAACTCTCAATGTCGGCCGGCGTTGCGGTCGGCGCGCTCGTGCTCGAATTCCAACGCGCGGGCCGCGAGAGCCACGAAGTTCTGGCCAGCGATTTTACCTTGGCGTTCCTGATCGTCGGCGCGATCTGCGCAAGCTCCGCACTCGTCTTCATGCGCCTGCCGAAAGACGCGGGCGCAAGCCTCTCGCGCAAGGCTCACCAGCTCGGTGAACCGGACAAGCAGCCCGAACTCGTCCCTGAAGACTAA
- a CDS encoding RlmE family RNA methyltransferase, translating into MARGGKSGPRDGTGRRGLTVRVKTAKGRKLASTRWLQRQLNDPYVEEAKRQGYRSRAAFKLLEIDDKQHLLKPGGIVVDLGAAPGGWSQVAVARVKADSGKGRVIAADINEIEPVPGADFMQLDVTDAGAGDAIRDALGGARVDVVMSDMAASSTGHRQTDHLRVIALAEAALDIAEDVLKPGGAYLAKVLQGGASGDLLTRLRQNFAKVAHVKPKASRQDSAEVYVLAMGYRGPSREDSS; encoded by the coding sequence ATGGCGAGAGGCGGAAAGAGCGGACCGAGGGACGGAACGGGGCGGCGCGGGCTGACGGTGCGCGTCAAGACCGCGAAAGGGCGGAAGCTCGCCTCGACGCGTTGGCTGCAGCGCCAGCTGAACGACCCGTATGTCGAAGAGGCAAAGCGCCAGGGCTATCGCAGCCGGGCGGCCTTCAAGCTCCTGGAGATCGACGACAAGCAGCATCTGCTCAAGCCGGGCGGGATCGTGGTCGACCTCGGCGCGGCGCCGGGCGGATGGAGCCAGGTGGCGGTCGCGCGGGTCAAGGCGGACTCCGGCAAAGGCCGGGTCATTGCCGCGGATATCAACGAGATCGAGCCGGTGCCGGGTGCGGACTTCATGCAACTGGATGTCACCGATGCCGGTGCCGGGGACGCGATCCGCGACGCGCTGGGCGGCGCGCGTGTCGACGTGGTGATGTCGGACATGGCGGCCTCGTCCACGGGCCACCGCCAGACGGACCACCTCCGCGTTATCGCGCTGGCGGAGGCCGCGCTCGACATTGCCGAGGACGTGTTGAAGCCGGGCGGGGCCTATCTCGCCAAGGTGCTGCAGGGCGGGGCTAGCGGCGACCTGCTGACCCGGCTGCGCCAGAACTTCGCCAAGGTCGCCCATGTGAAGCCGAAGGCCAGCCGGCAGGACTCGGCGGAAGTCTATGTGCTGGCCATGGGCTATCGTGGGCCGAGCCGCGAGGATTCTTCTTAG
- a CDS encoding methyltransferase domain-containing protein codes for MNIEVVKEYYGKVLKGSGDLQTSACCDGAVTPRYLTELIANVHDEVVARYYGCGLCIPTALQNCNVLDLGSGTGRDVYILSQLVGEGGSVTGVDMTAEQLATADAHRDWHAEKFGYAKSNVRFLEGYLEKLDALNLEPGSFDVIVSNCVINLCMDKPAVLRGAYDLLKQGGELYFADVYCDRRLPDELRADPLLYGECLGGALYWNDFLPMAKQAGFLDPRLVSSRPIEIDNPDMREKLGNARFFSATYRLFKLDDLEPACEDYGQAVIYRGGVFEQPETFVLDDHHLIEKDRIFPVCGNVWRMLAGTRFAPYFDFVGDFSKHFGIFPGCGTPSPFEEADKAGNGSVSCC; via the coding sequence ATGAACATCGAGGTGGTCAAGGAGTATTACGGCAAGGTCCTGAAGGGGTCGGGAGATCTGCAGACGAGCGCCTGCTGCGACGGCGCCGTGACGCCCCGGTATCTCACCGAGCTGATTGCCAACGTCCACGACGAAGTCGTCGCCCGCTATTACGGATGCGGGTTGTGCATCCCCACGGCGCTTCAGAACTGTAACGTGCTCGATCTCGGCTCCGGGACTGGGCGCGACGTCTACATCCTCTCGCAACTCGTCGGCGAGGGCGGTTCCGTGACCGGCGTTGACATGACGGCCGAACAACTGGCCACCGCCGACGCCCATCGCGACTGGCACGCCGAGAAGTTCGGGTACGCCAAGTCCAACGTTCGGTTCCTGGAAGGCTATCTGGAGAAGCTCGACGCGCTCAATCTCGAACCCGGCTCGTTCGATGTCATCGTGTCCAACTGCGTCATCAATCTGTGTATGGACAAGCCGGCGGTGCTGCGCGGCGCCTACGATCTTCTGAAACAGGGTGGCGAACTCTACTTCGCCGATGTCTATTGCGACCGGCGGCTGCCGGACGAGCTGCGCGCCGATCCGCTCCTCTATGGCGAGTGTCTCGGCGGAGCGCTCTACTGGAACGACTTCCTGCCGATGGCGAAGCAAGCAGGTTTTCTCGACCCGCGCCTTGTCAGCAGCCGCCCCATCGAAATCGACAACCCGGACATGCGCGAGAAGCTCGGCAACGCGCGCTTCTTCTCGGCGACCTACCGGCTCTTCAAGCTCGACGATCTCGAGCCAGCTTGTGAGGACTACGGCCAGGCGGTCATCTACCGCGGCGGCGTTTTCGAACAGCCGGAGACGTTCGTCCTCGACGACCATCACCTGATCGAGAAAGACCGGATCTTTCCGGTGTGCGGCAATGTCTGGCGCATGCTTGCCGGTACGCGCTTCGCGCCGTATTTCGATTTCGTCGGTGACTTCTCCAAACATTTCGGTATCTTCCCGGGCTGCGGAACGCCGTCGCCATTTGAGGAAGCGGACAAAGCGGGGAACGGATCAGTCAGCTGCTGCTAG
- a CDS encoding MIP/aquaporin family protein: MTFDFTRRLCAEALGTFFLVMAVVGSGIMAETLAGGNVALALLCNTIATGAVLFVIITIFIGVSGAHFNPAVSFAMLLRGSLPRGEVLPYMAVQIVGGCLGAIAAHLMFGLDAIQISQHTRTGFGQWLGEFIATFGLVATILGCIRFNVAAIPAAVGLYITSAYWFTSSTSFANPAVTIARAISDTFSGIAPAHVPAFLLAQFVGAAAAVLLFGWLLRPGSESHGS, from the coding sequence ATGACGTTCGATTTCACGCGGCGGCTTTGTGCCGAGGCGCTGGGCACGTTTTTTCTTGTGATGGCGGTCGTCGGGTCCGGCATCATGGCGGAGACCCTTGCTGGCGGGAACGTGGCGCTGGCGCTTCTCTGCAACACGATCGCGACAGGCGCGGTCCTGTTCGTCATCATCACCATCTTCATCGGCGTCTCGGGGGCGCATTTCAACCCGGCGGTTAGTTTCGCCATGCTCCTGCGCGGATCGCTCCCGCGCGGCGAAGTGCTGCCGTATATGGCCGTGCAGATCGTGGGCGGATGTTTGGGCGCGATTGCGGCCCATTTGATGTTCGGCCTCGACGCAATTCAGATCAGTCAGCACACGAGGACCGGGTTCGGGCAGTGGCTCGGCGAGTTCATCGCCACGTTCGGGCTTGTCGCCACAATCCTGGGCTGCATCCGTTTCAACGTCGCCGCGATCCCTGCTGCGGTTGGGCTCTATATTACGAGCGCGTATTGGTTCACGTCCTCGACCTCTTTCGCAAATCCGGCGGTGACGATCGCCCGCGCCATCAGCGACACGTTCTCAGGCATCGCGCCGGCCCATGTGCCGGCATTTCTGCTGGCGCAGTTCGTGGGTGCTGCCGCGGCGGTTCTGTTGTTCGGTTGGTTGCTCAGGCCCGGCTCGGAGAGCCACGGCAGCTAG
- a CDS encoding TerB family tellurite resistance protein: MTTAMEADWVLRTMAAMAAADQRLDAREVDLIQRVYQELTGRPVDVGGVVSAVQVYARRDVAEDLSRVAGSFSPEAKTAIMHGAYRTLAVNNHISQAERDTLGRVAGALRLTESELEAILAEVDTPRSPT, from the coding sequence ACTGGGTCCTCAGGACCATGGCCGCAATGGCGGCGGCCGATCAAAGGCTCGACGCCCGCGAGGTCGACCTCATCCAACGCGTCTATCAAGAGCTGACCGGAAGGCCTGTGGACGTGGGCGGCGTCGTGTCGGCGGTCCAAGTCTATGCCCGGCGAGACGTGGCCGAAGACCTTTCGCGTGTCGCCGGCAGCTTCTCGCCTGAAGCGAAGACGGCCATCATGCACGGGGCCTATCGGACCCTCGCCGTCAACAATCACATTTCGCAAGCCGAGCGCGACACGCTCGGTAGGGTCGCCGGCGCACTTCGGCTCACGGAGAGTGAGTTGGAGGCGATCCTGGCGGAGGTCGACACGCCTCGCTCACCAACCTAG